In Microbulbifer celer, a single window of DNA contains:
- a CDS encoding aconitate hydratase, giving the protein MAKNLAHKLIEQHLVSGKMTPGEAVQLKIDQTLCQDATGTMVMLEFEALGLPAVKTEVSAQYVDHNLIQADFKNADDHLFLRSASRKWGLWYSRPGNGISHAVHMSCFGKPGKTLLGSDSHTCAGGSMGMLAMGAGGLQVALAMAGTPFSLTMPEVIGVKVTGKLPPWVSAKDVILEMLRRYDVKGGVNKIFEYYGPGLDNLTAMDRHVIANMGQEMGATASVFPADENLRAFLKQQGREEDFTEMAADDGASYDGEEHIELSELEPLIACPSSPGNVVTVREVAGKPIYQSYIGSSANPGLRDFVIPAKMLEGRTVPEEVSLDINPSSRQLLEEISRNGDLNLMLQAGARLHQTGCNGCIGMGQAPASGRISLRTVPRNFPGRSGTKEDQVYLCSPETATASALFGKITDPRDMDMDYPSFTEPEQLQDMRPLLLAPRDPEKEVPVEIQLEKGPNIQPLPDFGPLPEILSGPILLKTGDNVSTDEILPAGTEILPLRSNIPAISHYTFSRIDESFYDRAMAHNGDCFVIGGENYGQGSSREHAAIAPRYLGVRAVIAVSMARIHRRNLINFGIVPLLFKQPEDLSKLNQQDMLSFSDLPNQLASDKTVSVQTADGKTLELTHNMSEEEVATVIAGGLINEVRKHHLSD; this is encoded by the coding sequence ATGGCCAAGAATCTCGCCCATAAACTGATCGAGCAGCACCTGGTCAGCGGCAAAATGACACCCGGCGAAGCGGTACAGCTGAAAATCGACCAGACCCTGTGCCAGGACGCCACCGGCACCATGGTAATGCTGGAGTTCGAGGCTCTGGGGCTGCCCGCGGTCAAAACGGAAGTGTCCGCACAATATGTCGATCACAACCTGATCCAGGCGGACTTCAAGAATGCTGATGACCACCTGTTTCTACGCAGCGCCAGCCGCAAGTGGGGCCTGTGGTACTCGCGGCCGGGCAACGGCATCAGCCATGCAGTGCATATGTCCTGTTTCGGCAAGCCCGGCAAAACCCTGCTCGGCTCCGACAGCCACACCTGCGCCGGCGGTTCCATGGGGATGCTCGCCATGGGCGCCGGCGGTTTACAGGTCGCACTCGCCATGGCCGGTACGCCATTTTCCCTCACCATGCCGGAAGTGATCGGGGTCAAAGTCACCGGCAAACTGCCGCCCTGGGTCAGCGCCAAAGATGTGATTTTGGAAATGCTGCGCCGTTACGATGTAAAAGGCGGCGTGAACAAGATTTTTGAATATTACGGCCCGGGTCTCGACAATCTCACCGCCATGGATCGTCACGTCATCGCCAATATGGGCCAGGAGATGGGCGCCACCGCCAGCGTCTTCCCCGCCGATGAAAACCTGCGCGCTTTCTTGAAGCAGCAGGGGCGGGAAGAAGACTTCACCGAAATGGCCGCCGATGATGGCGCCAGCTACGACGGTGAAGAACATATCGAATTGTCCGAGCTGGAACCACTGATCGCCTGCCCCTCCAGCCCCGGCAACGTAGTCACCGTGCGCGAAGTGGCGGGTAAACCGATCTACCAGAGTTATATCGGCTCCTCCGCCAACCCCGGCCTGCGGGACTTTGTGATTCCCGCAAAAATGCTGGAGGGCCGCACCGTACCCGAAGAAGTCTCCCTGGATATCAACCCCTCCAGCCGCCAGTTGCTGGAAGAAATCAGCCGCAATGGCGACCTGAACCTGATGCTGCAGGCCGGCGCGCGTCTGCATCAGACCGGCTGCAACGGCTGTATCGGCATGGGGCAGGCACCGGCCAGTGGGCGCATCAGCCTGCGCACCGTGCCGCGCAACTTTCCCGGACGCTCCGGCACCAAGGAAGACCAGGTTTATCTGTGCAGCCCGGAAACCGCCACAGCCAGCGCACTGTTTGGCAAAATCACGGACCCGCGTGACATGGACATGGACTATCCGTCGTTCACTGAACCGGAACAGCTGCAGGATATGCGCCCGCTACTACTGGCGCCCCGTGATCCTGAAAAAGAGGTTCCGGTAGAAATCCAGTTGGAGAAGGGCCCCAATATCCAACCGTTACCGGACTTCGGACCACTCCCGGAAATCCTCAGCGGCCCAATTCTGCTCAAAACCGGAGACAATGTCTCCACCGATGAAATCCTGCCCGCGGGTACGGAAATCCTGCCACTGCGCTCCAACATCCCGGCCATCAGTCATTACACCTTCTCCCGCATTGATGAAAGTTTTTACGATCGCGCCATGGCGCACAATGGCGATTGCTTCGTCATAGGTGGCGAGAACTACGGTCAGGGCTCCAGCCGCGAGCACGCCGCCATCGCCCCGCGCTATCTCGGTGTACGCGCAGTGATCGCCGTCTCCATGGCGCGCATCCACCGCCGCAACCTGATCAACTTCGGCATCGTCCCGCTGTTGTTCAAACAACCGGAAGATCTGTCGAAGCTCAACCAGCAAGATATGCTCTCGTTCAGCGACCTCCCCAACCAGCTGGCCAGTGACAAAACCGTATCGGTGCAGACTGCTGACGGTAAGACACTGGAGCTCACACACAATATGAGTGAAGAGGAAGTGGCCACAGTGATTGCCGGCGGGCTGATTAATGAAGTGCGCAAACATCACTTGAGCGATTAA
- a CDS encoding DUF748 domain-containing protein, whose translation MLRSRATRQTANQKQSRGMHRVLWILVFFLLFIGALNIIVSTVVPGAIQRWLHERGLEAQVAHIQISLPRLRANLRGLDVRNKYGRGFSAREATLGLSWWYLLQGKIHVKLVELEGVTMDLESEPGKRGRVWEIGGWRLGEGEKTPTDWRVELAAAKLRDATVCYQHKPQWSTASCVEIGRLEMQDFFVSGYRESDEPLKFSIGTEDFTLQQLLAWEETPAGTHGEAAEGDMQQSGREHPFIAAVLLEAEDIGFDRPGNRLVADEMLVRKFAGCTPARWTDVIRGLQLIEGHCASARRLNGTGSEKTPLAFDFGKQARVQWRRLDGQEVRLRHANRRYWNWRAQTIALNRFDYQRQAKSIRWQQAGATGFDWCPNTWRSGSTWRSGSTWRSGSTSRTRGGSSGQHHYCLRAGSLSFPEPANLAWPQGFTVATRDANAAQISLLDVAANRTAPNPVTANNLRLGVLEYRNRQRRLTLDGVALDSINGCIPGQLWQRGDHCVQLTALAAPEQFELQFPRSQAGSDGQPAQSWAVDSGPFSLKHFNLRPAAGSAGTPLVVDALHWAEMRLQPGPGNFQLTDIGLEKLDGCLPEDTVARAPGRLCAQVQQLRGKGSFLLEKNGDLLANWGELTLESLKLSDRVDKSGGINLQKLNWGHGLLRQSRGASSTDIFAEAFFTAPLPKDALGLDAWLDDGTEKGLLAEELNNLPDFSRDNPDREVEDQTGSGTGQVARRFSVTELDQSSATLASVDGCLPGNWSRLIYGESPSARAPACFFIRNLQQQEPLRLALQRGEISDARTRLKFHLAAGALSLEAINIGTVANKELVAVENLRLPQADIRIATLPTRTQVQLPSMALDRAHWCSSEKRCLNIETVRTGEQFSVAYDRNQFSADLNNLTVDRFELTGQGADPGITADIQDLKSLQLKVSLPRRQGRSADWQMRDLQAAELNVCLPAPEKSRASEAILPRCLQAQSLRSRGSGIAVQRLGLSAGPQQPAQLQVGELAIGRVAMVQPDAGPLRLNLHNIDLQAVDGCGLQDWLQSEAAARWAGCLASGRLHLSGDNLIPLGGGGVSEPVERFTLGPLQAQGLRLRPQTGSAPRLELASMGWRSLGWSGGSRIRVADLQMRDFSGCLPDKPGQPIATSQRYCAGFARLALPGNQVLSLGEVLSASGDIELAGFYLRQGDRQRVAVEKLGVSGVAFSRERLTLEGGEISGVSGCLSSIKLPRKTLNPCFEVGRVSVVREHRVALAEGVRQRRFHDLFIEGVLLKERGIPSGKPAQLLQVATVEAELLAFGGREIRGDNLQLNNVSSCLPAGYISGIDHCVNLESITATGTYRLDSRRLELALLNANQLTVLGDEGNRLVELAFIQVRQLLASREQVLFEYLEARDARLLRRSQRAQEFIHRQWNSEFQTLYVHQFDYAISPHRLNIQNIELIRPRTILARGIQGGLESVERVISDEEPADNNRGRRLQRGDLSRKARRFEYRIGEVYIDHGHFLWLDSSKEYRASLPIRQINLLVRNISSHSDDPPAIVLLNGRPGGFGDLQLAGELDLLENSHWNAGLLGYVTDANLIPATPYIAALLGYKILQGQLDAEVDIQIRNNQVDALAKMGLQKIKVRRVRESDHLPVKRSIIPLGFALALLKDGNGDVHFDMPVTGDLFDPEFNFSFIFSELLQRAILESLFAYFTPIGVYSLAKLAWARFRAVDFDPVEFVPGSTDLTETAKSDLLGMIEKMRGNPQARPGICGVSTALDLEFLFPHVRDAYGRGGEQQKEFYRDPPRGIHEELLHLAGRRSHHVQKFLIEAGLEAQDFIQCAPDYIGTEFDAPRVELSN comes from the coding sequence ATGCTGAGATCCCGCGCCACCCGACAGACCGCTAACCAAAAACAATCCCGGGGCATGCATCGTGTGCTGTGGATACTGGTCTTTTTTCTGCTGTTTATTGGCGCGCTGAATATTATTGTCTCCACCGTTGTGCCGGGCGCGATCCAGCGCTGGTTGCACGAACGCGGCCTGGAGGCGCAGGTTGCCCATATCCAGATTTCTCTTCCCCGTCTGCGTGCAAACCTGCGTGGGCTGGATGTACGCAATAAATACGGCCGTGGTTTCAGCGCCCGCGAGGCTACCCTCGGCCTCAGCTGGTGGTATCTGTTACAGGGGAAAATTCACGTCAAGCTGGTAGAGCTGGAAGGCGTGACTATGGACCTGGAATCGGAGCCCGGTAAACGCGGGCGAGTCTGGGAAATCGGTGGCTGGCGCCTGGGGGAGGGGGAGAAAACGCCCACAGACTGGCGGGTGGAGCTGGCGGCGGCGAAGCTGCGCGACGCCACCGTGTGTTATCAACACAAACCCCAGTGGTCCACCGCCAGTTGTGTGGAAATCGGCCGTCTCGAAATGCAGGATTTTTTCGTCTCCGGTTACCGGGAAAGTGACGAGCCGCTGAAGTTTTCCATTGGCACGGAGGATTTCACGCTGCAGCAATTACTGGCGTGGGAAGAAACCCCTGCCGGCACGCATGGAGAAGCGGCAGAAGGTGACATGCAGCAGTCCGGCCGCGAACACCCATTTATTGCCGCGGTTCTACTGGAAGCGGAAGACATCGGATTCGATCGTCCCGGTAACCGCCTCGTCGCCGATGAAATGCTCGTGCGCAAATTTGCCGGTTGTACCCCGGCGCGCTGGACAGACGTGATTCGCGGGCTGCAGCTTATTGAGGGACACTGTGCCAGCGCACGCCGCCTTAACGGCACCGGATCGGAAAAGACACCGCTGGCTTTTGACTTCGGCAAACAGGCACGGGTGCAATGGCGACGCCTCGATGGACAGGAAGTTCGGTTGCGCCATGCCAACCGCCGCTACTGGAACTGGCGCGCGCAGACCATTGCCCTCAATCGTTTTGACTACCAGCGGCAGGCAAAGAGCATCCGCTGGCAACAGGCCGGCGCCACCGGCTTTGACTGGTGTCCTAATACTTGGCGCTCTGGCAGTACTTGGCGCTCTGGCAGTACTTGGCGCTCTGGCAGTACCTCGCGCACCAGGGGCGGGAGCAGCGGCCAACATCACTATTGCCTGCGCGCCGGCAGCCTGAGTTTCCCCGAGCCCGCCAACCTTGCCTGGCCGCAGGGGTTTACCGTGGCCACGCGGGATGCGAATGCCGCGCAGATCAGCCTGTTGGATGTCGCCGCCAACCGCACTGCGCCCAATCCGGTGACCGCAAACAACCTGCGTCTCGGTGTACTGGAATACCGCAATCGACAGCGCCGGCTGACCCTCGATGGTGTCGCGCTGGACAGTATCAACGGCTGTATACCCGGCCAGCTCTGGCAGCGCGGTGATCACTGTGTACAACTCACCGCATTGGCGGCACCGGAACAATTCGAGCTGCAGTTTCCCCGCAGTCAGGCGGGGAGCGATGGGCAGCCCGCGCAATCCTGGGCGGTCGATAGCGGGCCCTTTTCCCTCAAACATTTCAATCTGCGCCCAGCGGCCGGCAGTGCCGGCACCCCCCTGGTGGTGGATGCACTGCACTGGGCCGAGATGCGCCTGCAACCCGGTCCGGGAAATTTCCAGCTGACCGATATCGGTCTGGAAAAACTGGATGGCTGTCTGCCTGAGGATACTGTGGCGCGCGCCCCGGGCAGGCTGTGCGCGCAGGTGCAGCAGTTGCGCGGCAAGGGCAGTTTCCTGTTGGAAAAAAATGGCGACCTGCTGGCGAACTGGGGTGAACTGACGCTGGAAAGCCTGAAGTTGTCTGATCGTGTGGATAAAAGTGGCGGCATCAACCTGCAGAAACTGAATTGGGGGCACGGACTGCTGCGCCAGAGCCGGGGTGCGTCGTCCACCGATATTTTTGCCGAAGCCTTCTTTACCGCCCCGCTCCCGAAAGATGCCCTGGGCCTGGATGCGTGGCTCGACGATGGCACGGAGAAGGGATTGCTGGCGGAAGAACTGAACAATCTTCCGGACTTCTCCCGCGACAATCCTGACAGGGAGGTTGAGGACCAGACTGGTTCCGGTACCGGACAAGTCGCCAGGCGCTTTTCCGTTACCGAGCTGGATCAGTCCTCCGCGACACTCGCTAGTGTTGACGGTTGCCTGCCCGGCAACTGGTCCAGGCTGATTTATGGAGAAAGCCCTTCAGCGCGCGCACCAGCGTGCTTTTTCATCCGCAACCTGCAACAGCAGGAACCGTTGAGACTGGCGCTGCAACGGGGAGAAATCAGTGATGCGCGCACGCGGCTGAAGTTTCACCTCGCGGCCGGTGCCCTCAGCCTGGAAGCGATCAATATCGGCACTGTCGCCAATAAGGAACTGGTCGCAGTAGAAAACCTCAGGCTGCCGCAGGCAGATATCCGCATCGCCACGTTGCCGACGCGCACACAGGTGCAATTGCCCTCCATGGCGCTGGATCGCGCGCACTGGTGCAGTAGCGAAAAACGCTGTCTCAATATCGAGACGGTGCGCACTGGTGAGCAGTTCAGCGTGGCATATGACCGCAATCAATTCAGCGCTGATCTCAACAACCTCACAGTCGATCGGTTTGAACTGACGGGGCAGGGCGCAGACCCGGGTATCACTGCCGATATACAGGACCTGAAAAGCCTGCAGCTGAAAGTCAGCCTGCCGCGCCGGCAGGGGCGAAGCGCGGACTGGCAGATGCGGGATCTGCAAGCGGCGGAACTGAATGTCTGTTTACCCGCGCCGGAGAAAAGCCGCGCATCCGAGGCCATACTTCCCCGCTGTCTACAGGCGCAATCGTTGCGTTCCCGCGGTTCCGGCATTGCGGTACAGCGACTCGGGCTGTCCGCCGGCCCGCAACAACCGGCGCAATTGCAGGTGGGCGAACTGGCCATCGGGCGCGTCGCCATGGTGCAGCCCGATGCGGGACCATTGCGGCTCAATCTGCACAACATCGATCTGCAGGCGGTAGACGGCTGTGGCCTGCAGGACTGGTTGCAAAGTGAAGCCGCCGCCCGCTGGGCCGGATGTCTGGCGTCCGGGCGTCTGCACCTTTCGGGAGACAATTTGATTCCGCTCGGCGGCGGAGGCGTGAGTGAACCCGTCGAACGCTTCACCCTGGGCCCATTACAGGCGCAAGGCCTGCGGTTGCGTCCGCAAACAGGTAGCGCACCTCGGCTGGAGCTGGCGTCCATGGGCTGGCGTTCCCTGGGCTGGTCCGGCGGTAGCCGGATCCGGGTGGCGGATTTACAGATGCGAGACTTCAGCGGTTGCCTGCCGGACAAACCGGGTCAGCCGATAGCGACTTCGCAACGATATTGCGCCGGTTTTGCGCGCCTGGCACTACCGGGTAACCAGGTGCTGTCTCTGGGCGAAGTACTCAGCGCCAGTGGCGACATTGAGTTGGCAGGATTCTATCTGCGCCAGGGGGATCGCCAGCGCGTTGCAGTCGAGAAACTGGGGGTGAGCGGCGTGGCCTTCTCCAGAGAACGGCTGACGCTGGAAGGGGGGGAAATCTCCGGAGTCAGCGGCTGCCTGTCGTCCATCAAATTGCCGCGTAAAACACTGAACCCCTGCTTTGAAGTCGGGCGCGTATCCGTCGTGCGGGAGCACCGCGTGGCCCTGGCTGAGGGGGTACGGCAACGGCGGTTTCACGATCTTTTTATCGAGGGCGTGCTGCTCAAGGAGCGCGGCATTCCGTCCGGTAAGCCGGCTCAATTGCTACAGGTGGCTACTGTGGAAGCCGAGTTGCTCGCCTTTGGCGGCCGCGAAATTCGCGGCGACAACCTGCAGCTGAATAATGTGAGCAGTTGCCTGCCCGCAGGTTATATCAGCGGCATCGATCACTGCGTGAACCTGGAAAGTATCACGGCCACCGGCACCTACCGGCTGGACTCCCGCAGGCTGGAACTCGCGTTGCTGAATGCCAACCAGCTGACCGTACTTGGGGACGAGGGCAATCGGCTTGTGGAGCTCGCCTTTATCCAGGTGCGACAACTTCTGGCATCCCGGGAGCAGGTGCTATTCGAGTATCTGGAAGCCCGTGATGCGCGCCTGCTGCGGCGCAGCCAACGGGCGCAGGAATTCATTCACCGCCAGTGGAACTCAGAATTCCAGACGCTGTACGTCCACCAATTCGATTATGCAATCAGCCCTCACAGGCTCAATATCCAGAACATCGAGCTGATTCGACCGCGTACAATTCTCGCTCGGGGTATACAGGGCGGCCTGGAGTCGGTTGAGCGTGTCATTAGCGATGAAGAACCGGCGGACAATAACCGAGGTCGACGACTCCAGCGCGGGGATCTCTCCCGCAAAGCCAGGCGCTTTGAGTACCGTATCGGCGAAGTTTATATCGATCACGGACATTTCTTGTGGTTGGACAGCAGTAAAGAGTACCGGGCCAGTTTGCCAATCCGTCAGATCAATTTACTCGTGCGCAATATCAGCAGTCACAGTGACGATCCACCGGCGATAGTGCTGCTGAATGGTCGCCCCGGCGGCTTCGGTGACCTACAACTGGCCGGGGAACTCGACTTGCTGGAAAACAGCCACTGGAATGCGGGCCTGCTGGGCTACGTGACCGATGCCAACCTGATACCCGCAACGCCCTACATCGCCGCGCTACTGGGTTACAAAATCCTGCAGGGCCAGCTGGATGCCGAGGTGGATATTCAGATACGAAACAACCAGGTAGATGCACTGGCGAAAATGGGCCTGCAAAAAATAAAGGTGCGACGGGTGCGAGAGAGCGATCACCTGCCGGTAAAAAGAAGCATTATTCCTCTCGGGTTTGCGTTGGCACTGTTGAAAGACGGCAACGGCGATGTGCACTTTGATATGCCAGTTACTGGCGATCTGTTCGATCCCGAGTTCAATTTCAGCTTCATCTTCAGCGAATTGTTGCAGCGCGCCATTCTTGAATCCCTGTTTGCCTACTTTACCCCGATTGGCGTCTACAGCCTCGCCAAGCTGGCCTGGGCACGCTTCCGTGCGGTGGATTTTGATCCGGTGGAGTTCGTTCCGGGCAGCACGGATTTGACCGAGACTGCCAAATCGGATTTGCTCGGTATGATTGAAAAAATGCGCGGTAACCCGCAGGCAAGGCCGGGAATCTGTGGTGTTTCTACCGCACTGGACCTGGAATTCCTGTTCCCCCACGTGAGAGACGCGTATGGTCGTGGTGGAGAGCAGCAAAAAGAGTTTTATCGCGACCCGCCACGGGGGATACACGAAGAATTACTCCACCTCGCCGGGCGCCGCAGTCACCATGTGCAGAAGTTCCTGATTGAGGCTGGGCTCGAAGCCCAGGACTTCATCCAGTGCGCACCAGACTATATTGGTACGGAATTTGACGCACCCAGAGTAGAACTATCCAACTGA
- the selD gene encoding selenide, water dikinase SelD: MQEPPQQRDIVLIGGGHSHVTLLQKWARKPLPGARLTLISPQIQSAYSGMLPGMVAGHYGYSDIHIDLPRLCRAAGARFIQACAHQLHPDQRLVSLLGRPDLPFDLLSLDVGATPDRSITGSELSIPVKPIGHFHRYWQQLKQQLFDQHAPFKLGIVGGGVGGCELAMAMAWALEEPVYSGRVEIHLLQGSKKIPPELPLLARQLLARELTRLNIRVHRNWRVSEITHRGVHSEQGQFLALNKALLCTEAAAPPWLAVSGLALDDDGFVLVDDHLRVSGKPYIFASGDLASFARGPVPKSAACAVHQGELLYRNLCVTLQRCPRQKLAAFRPPRKPVTLISCGNQRTLASHSGIAAVGEVLWRWKDYRNRRFLQRFNELPVPPPPYAPSPMAQSAALHHLAPQMAPSRWLQEVTDDGPNPADGATAIVVPEGKRLLQHISMMRSPVADPWLYGRLCALNALSGSFASGAQPGEARALVTLSGAMPELARWDMQQLLDGAERELRHHECPLVDTHTCEGHELQLALTVNGFAEPAKSHTGQTARPGDCLILTKPLGNGTLFAAERQGHARARWIQQSLEYMLQSNATAAGIFHRHHATAVASIGSSGLLGHLLPLLSAPSVQSGSPELDHCHQASRGATLFADALPILPGAACTLDQGWLAPVHRDNLRYLTALQNAVAWEIDPTLQLLADPQVCGGLLASVPAVQVAPCLAALHAAGCRQAAVVGFVDALPTTPDPLDETLQPVYLSQSGDWRAMAARYLETTS, translated from the coding sequence ATGCAGGAGCCCCCCCAACAAAGGGATATTGTCCTTATCGGTGGCGGACACAGCCACGTCACCCTGCTGCAGAAGTGGGCGCGCAAGCCGCTGCCCGGCGCACGCCTGACACTGATTTCGCCGCAAATTCAGAGCGCCTATTCCGGCATGCTGCCGGGCATGGTGGCGGGCCACTATGGCTACAGTGACATTCATATTGATCTGCCGCGGTTGTGTCGCGCTGCCGGCGCCCGATTTATCCAGGCCTGTGCGCACCAACTGCACCCGGACCAGCGCCTGGTCTCCCTGCTGGGGCGCCCGGACCTGCCCTTCGATCTGCTCTCGCTGGATGTTGGCGCCACCCCCGATCGCAGCATCACCGGCTCCGAGCTTTCCATTCCCGTGAAACCCATCGGCCACTTCCACCGTTACTGGCAGCAACTGAAGCAACAGCTGTTCGATCAGCACGCGCCTTTTAAGCTGGGCATTGTCGGCGGTGGTGTCGGCGGGTGTGAACTGGCCATGGCCATGGCATGGGCGCTTGAAGAACCGGTTTATAGCGGCCGGGTGGAGATTCACCTGCTGCAGGGCAGCAAGAAAATTCCACCGGAACTGCCACTGCTTGCGCGACAACTGCTCGCCCGCGAGCTGACCCGGTTAAATATTCGGGTGCACCGCAATTGGCGCGTGAGTGAAATTACCCACCGCGGCGTACACAGTGAGCAGGGGCAGTTTCTGGCCCTGAACAAGGCACTGCTGTGTACCGAGGCGGCGGCGCCGCCGTGGCTGGCGGTATCCGGGTTGGCGCTGGACGACGACGGCTTTGTGCTGGTGGACGATCATCTGCGGGTCAGTGGTAAACCCTACATTTTCGCCAGCGGTGATCTCGCCAGCTTCGCCCGCGGCCCGGTACCCAAGTCCGCCGCCTGTGCCGTGCACCAGGGCGAGCTGCTGTATCGCAACCTGTGCGTCACTCTGCAGCGATGCCCCCGGCAGAAGCTGGCAGCATTCCGTCCACCGCGGAAACCGGTGACACTGATTTCCTGTGGCAATCAACGGACACTGGCCAGCCACAGCGGCATCGCGGCGGTAGGTGAAGTACTCTGGCGCTGGAAGGATTACCGCAATCGCCGCTTCCTGCAGCGTTTCAACGAACTGCCGGTCCCTCCTCCGCCCTACGCCCCATCACCGATGGCTCAGAGCGCCGCTCTCCACCACCTCGCGCCACAAATGGCCCCGAGCCGCTGGCTGCAGGAAGTGACCGACGATGGTCCCAACCCGGCCGATGGCGCCACCGCGATTGTTGTGCCTGAGGGCAAAAGGCTGCTGCAACATATCAGTATGATGCGATCACCGGTGGCAGACCCGTGGCTGTATGGACGACTGTGCGCACTCAATGCGCTCTCGGGCAGTTTTGCCTCCGGGGCACAACCCGGCGAGGCGCGCGCCCTAGTCACGCTGTCCGGCGCCATGCCCGAGCTGGCGCGCTGGGATATGCAGCAACTGCTGGACGGCGCCGAACGGGAACTGCGTCACCACGAATGTCCACTCGTGGATACACATACCTGTGAGGGGCACGAACTGCAGCTGGCTCTCACCGTCAACGGATTCGCGGAACCGGCGAAATCGCACACTGGGCAGACTGCACGACCCGGCGACTGCCTGATCCTGACCAAACCACTGGGTAATGGCACCCTGTTCGCCGCCGAGCGGCAGGGACACGCGCGGGCGCGCTGGATACAGCAGTCGCTGGAGTACATGTTGCAAAGCAATGCTACCGCCGCAGGCATATTCCATCGCCATCACGCGACGGCGGTAGCCAGTATCGGCAGTAGCGGATTGCTCGGCCATCTGTTGCCGTTGCTGTCGGCGCCGTCTGTGCAATCCGGTTCCCCGGAACTGGACCACTGCCATCAGGCCAGCCGGGGCGCCACCCTGTTTGCGGACGCGCTGCCGATACTACCGGGCGCCGCATGCACCCTTGACCAGGGCTGGTTGGCTCCGGTCCATCGCGACAACCTGCGTTACCTGACTGCGCTGCAAAACGCGGTTGCCTGGGAGATCGATCCGACGCTGCAATTACTGGCAGACCCACAGGTCTGTGGCGGGCTACTGGCATCTGTGCCGGCAGTGCAGGTGGCGCCCTGCCTCGCCGCCTTGCACGCCGCCGGCTGTCGACAGGCAGCGGTAGTCGGCTTTGTGGACGCGCTCCCCACTACCCCTGATCCGCTGGATGAAACGCTACAGCCGGTGTACCTGTCGCAAAGCGGCGACTGGCGCGCCATGGCTGCCCGTTATCTGGAAACCACTTCCTGA